TCCGGGGCGACTCGGACGCCCTGGATATCTCTGATGTCTCTGATGTGTCGGGTGTCCTGGGTGTCTGGGTCCGTCCGCCGAGCGCGGTGAGGATCAGCTCCAGCCATGCGCCCGCGTTCGGCTCGTAGTCCGGTTCGCAGTCCGTACGGGGAGCCAGGCGTACGGCGCCCAACTCGGCCAGGCGCGCGTCCAGTCGACGCCCGTGCCCGCAGAAGTCGTCGTACGAGGAGTCGCCGAACGCCAGCACGGCATAGCGCACGCCGTCCAGCCGCGGGGCCTCCTGCCCGGACAGGGTGTCCCACAGGCCGGAGCCGTTGTCGGGCGCGTCACCGTCCCCGAAGGTGCTGGTGATGAAGAGCAGATCGGCGCTGCGGGCGAGCGCGCCGACGTCCGCCTCGTCCATGCCGACCAGTCGTGCCCGGTGCCCGGTGGCGGCGAGCCGCTCGGCGGTGGCCGTCGCGAACTCCTCCGCGTTGCCGGTCTGCGAGGCCCACAGCACCACCACCTCACGGCCCGCGGACTCCGGCGCGGGAGCCGCCGGGGGCGCGGAGCGCGAGTACATCCCGGCGAGCACGCCGTTCACCCAGAGGGCGTGCTCCGGGTCGAAGGGGGCGTCCGGAGGGAGGACGGGCACGCCCGGGAGCCCGGAGGGGAGCCCGGCGAGAAAGCCGCTGAGGTACTGCCGCTCGACGGAGGAGAGCACGGGCGGGGGAGCGGGCTCCAAGGCGAAGCCTCCGGGCGCCGTCGCGACTCGGTCGGCCAACTTCGGTGCGTCGGGAGCCTTCGGCTCCCAGGGAGTCTCCGGCCCCGGGGAGTCTCCGGCCCCGGGGAGTCTCCGGCCCGTCGGGTGTCTCCGGAAGAGCCCTTCGGGCGGCAACGCGCGCCAGCGACACCGCGCACACCTTGAACTCCGGCTGGAACGACACCGGATCCACCGCGTCGCTGGTCACCGCGTTGATGCTCAGATACTCCCCGAACAGGTCGTTCCAGTGGAAGGGCGCGAACACGCACCCCACCCGCACCCGGTCCGTCACCACCGCCGGCAGCACGGCCCGCCCCCGTCGGGAGGCGACCTCCACCGAGTCCCCCTCCGCGATCCCGAGCGCGGCCGCGTCCTGCGGATGCAGCTCCACGAACGGCCCCGGATTGAGCTTGTTGAGCTTGGCCACCTTCCCCGTCTTGGTCAGCGTGTGCCACTGGTGCTGCAGGCGCCCGGTGTTGAGGACGAACGGAAAGTCGTCGTCGGGCATCTCGGCGGGCGGCAGGTGGGGCCGCGCGTAGAAGACGGCCCGTCCGCTCGCGGTGGGGAACGACAGCTCACCGTCGCCCGCCGGCTCCACATACCTGATCGGGTTCCGCGCGGGCCCGTCCTCCCGCGCGACGGGCCACTGCACGGGTCCGCCCCGCAGCCGCTCGTAGGAGGCACCCCGCAGATCCCACCCGGTCTTCGGGTTCCACGCCTCCTTGATCTCCTCGAAGATCTGCTCGGCACTGTCGTACGAGAACTCCTTCTCGTACCCCATGGCGCGGGCGACGGCCGCGATGATCCGCCAGTCCGCCCGCGCCTCCCCGGGCGGGTCGACGACGGCCCGTGCCAGGGTCAGCGTCCGCTCGCTGTTGACCAGGACGCCTTCGGCCTCCGTCCACAGCGCGCCGGGGAGCACGACATCGGCGTACGCGTTGGTCTCGGTGTCGGCGAAGACGTCCTGGGTGACGACGAACTCGGCGGCTTCGAGCCCTTCGATGACGGTCCGGCGGTTGGCGACCGAGGCGACGGGGTTGGTGCAGATGATCCAGCAGGCCTTGATGTCCCCCTCGGCCATCTTCCGGAACATCTCGACGGTCCCCTGCCCCACCCCGTCCTTGCGGATGCTCCCGACCGGCAGCCCCCACAACTCCTCTACGAAGGCACGCTCCTCGTCCACCAGCACCGACCGCTGCCCGGGCAGCCCGGGACCCATGTACCCCATCTCTCGCCCGCCCATGGCGTTGGGCTGACCGGTGAGGGAGAACGGTCCGCTGCCGGGCCGGCAGATGGCGCCCGTGGCGAGATGGAGATTGACGAGCGCGTTGGTGTTCCACGTGCCGTGCGTGGACTGGTTGAGCCCCATGGTCCAGCAGCTCGTCCACTCCCCGGCCTCACCGATCAGCCGCGCCGCCGCCCGGATGTCGTCCTCCGGGATGCCGGTGATGTCGGCCACGGTGGCGGGCGGATAGTCGGCGAGGAAAGCGGGCATCGCCTCCCAGCCCTCGGTGTGCCGGGCGATGAAGTCCGGGTCCGTGGAGCCGCCTTCGTGCAGCAGGTGCAGCAGTCCGTTGAGCAGCGCGAGGTCGGTCCCGGGCCTGATCTGCAGAAACAGATCGGCCTTCGCCGCCGTCGCGGTACGCCGCGGATCGACGACGATCAGCTTGGCCCCCGCCTTCACACGCTCCATGAGCCGCAGGAAGAGGATCGGATGGCAGTCGGCCATATTGGATCCGATGACGAGGAACACGTCCGCGCGGTCGAGATCGTCGTAGGACCCCGGCGGTCCGTCGGCGCCGAGCGACAGCTTGTAGCCGGTGCCCGCGCTCGCCATGCACAGCCGTGAGTTCGACTCGATCTGGTTCGTCCCCACGAACCCCTTGGCCAGCTTGTTGGCGAGGTACTGCGCTTCGAGGGTCATCTGCCCGGAGACGTAGAAGGCGACGGCGTCCGGGCCGTGCTCGTCGATGATCGCCCGCAGGCGCCGGGCGGTCTCGGCGAGGGCCGCGTCGACGGGCACGGGTCGTGGCTCCTCGCCGCGGTCCTCGCGCACGAGCGCGGTGGTCAGCCGGCCGGGCGCGGCGAGCATGTCGGCCGTGGTCGCGCCCTTGGTGCACAGCCGGCCGGAGTTGGCGGGGTGCCGCTTGTCCCCGGACGCCTTCAGGACCGTACGCCGTCCGTCCGGTCCCCGGCCGATGTCGAGGACCATGCCGCAGCCCACACCGCAGTACGAGCAGACGGTCCGGACCTGCTCCGGGCGGGGGGTCGTGGTCATGCCGACGACAGTACGAATTGCCCGTTACGCGGATGTCACATGGTCTGATCTTGGGGGGTTACGCCCGCTGCACAACCGGCCGACGGGCGATGTGAGGGTGTCGCGGACCGTGTCGCTGTTGGGCCGAACGGGTGACCATGCGTAAGAATTGGCCGGTGCAGACAATGAGTGCGAGCCAGGACGGGGTGGGCCAGTGAACAGCCACGACGTCACCGACGAGCAGTGGGAAGGGCTCGCCCAGGTCGTTCCGCTCCGGGGCCGGGACGCCTGGCCCTCGGCGGTGAATCACCGGTCGATACCCGAGGCCGTGACGGAGGCGCGGCGCCGCTTCGTGGTCCTGCGGGTCAATGTGTTCGCGGACGCCCGCGACGTCGCGGAGACGCTGATGTCGGGCATCCCCGTCCTGCTCGACCTGACCAGCGCGGAGACCGAGGTCGCCAAGCGCGTGCTGGACTTCAGCACGGGGGTGGTCTTCGGTCTGGCGAGCGGCATGCACCGGGTCGACCGCAACCTGTTCCTGCTGACACCGCGCGGGACCGAGGTGCGAGGGCTGATGGAAGGGGCGGGGGTTCCTGGGATCTGATCAAGGGAGGGCGGGGGTTCCTGGGATCTGACCGGGGGCGACCAGGACCGGGTCCCGCGCGCGGGCGCGCGCCGGTCCCCCGATCGTGGGAAGGCCACCAGGCTGTAACGGTTCGCCTGCGGTTCACCCGGCTGGGGGCCCTTACCGTCCACATATGACCGTGTCATCTCTGGCGGCCCCCGCCCAGGCCGAGGCGCGCCCCGACCGGCCGGGCGCCACCGAGCTCAGGCTCGCCGCCTTCGCCGCACACCGGCGCGCCCGGTTCCCGCTCGGCCCCCTCACCCTCTTCACCGGCCCCAGCGGCAGCGGCAAGACGGGTGCCCTGCGAGCGTACGAGGCCCTGGCGCGGCTCGGCGGCGGCGCCGCGCTGGGTGAGGTGTTCCCGGACCCGGTCGCCTGTGTGCCCGAGCGGGCCAGGCCCGACGCCCAGCGACGGCGCGGCTTCCGCATCGGTTGCACGGTCGACGGCCCCGAAGGACCGGTACGGCTCGAGGTCGCCGTGCAGGCCGAGCCCGAACTGCGCATCGTCGGCGAGCGGTTGACCGCGGGCGGTGTGACCCTCCTCGAGACCGCGCTACGGGACCCCGGCCGCCGTGTCGTCCAGGCCGCCTGGCACACGGCGGGCCCGTCGGCGGTCACCCGGGGCCCGCTCCCCGACGACCGCCTCGGCACCGCGCTGCTGCCCCTGCGCGTCGCCGGCCGGACGGACGGCGAACGGCGGGTCCTCGCCGCGGCCGAGCAGATGGTCGTCGCCCTGCGGTCCGTGTACGCCTGCGACCCGAGCCCCCGACGGATGCGCGCCGCCGCCCCGCTCGGCGCGGGGCGGCTGCTCCGGGGCTGCGACAACCTCGCCGAGGTGTTGTGGCGTACCCGATCGGAGTGCGGCCGTCGCTACGCGCACCTGGTCACGGCGGTACGGGCCGGCTGCGCGGGCCCCGTCACGGACGTCCTGGCCGAGCCGCTCGGCGACGGCACGGTCCGTGCGCTCCTCGACCGCGGGGACGGTGTTCGTACGCACCTCGGGCTCCTCGGGGACGGCGAGTTGAGGTATCTGGCGCTGGCCCTGGTGCTGCTCACCGGGCCCGGCGTGCTGGAGGTCGACCCCGCGGGGGAGGTCCCGGCCGCGCTGCAGACGCTGACGGTGCTGGCCGACGGCCTCGACCGGGGGCTGGACGTGCGACAGGCCGGGGAGTTGGTGCGGCTGGCGGCGCGGATGTGCGAGCGGGGGCACATCCGGCTGGTGGGTGCGGTGGGCGATGCCGTCCCGGTGTGCGAGGAGCCGGGGGTCACGGTGGTAGACCTGACGCCGTGAGTGAACGTGAACTGGATGTGGCGAAGTTGCAGGGCAGGCTGGCCGAGTTCGCTGCCGCGCGGAACTGGCAGCAGTACCACACGCCGAAGAACCTGGTCGCCGCGCTCAGCGTGGAGGCGTCCGAGCTGGTCGAGATCTTCCAGTGGCTGACGCCCGAGGAGTCGGCGCGGGTCATGGACGACGCGGACACCGCGCACCGCGTCACGGACGAGGTGGCGGACGTGCTGGCGTATCTGCTCCAGCTGTGCGAGGTGCTGGGCATCGACGCGCTGGCGGCGCTCGACGCGAAGATCGATCGGAACGAGCGGAGGTTTCCGGTGGGGGAGGGGGCGTAGGGGGCCCGGCGGTGCGGGTGCTGTGGTGTGGGGGCGCTGTGGTGCGCGCGGGGAACGGGGGCGGGTGGGCTCCGTGGCGGGGTGCGCGGTGCTGTCGTGCAAGAGCTGCGGGTGGGGGGTGCGGTGCCGTTGCGGAGTGGCCGGGGTGAGGGTGCGCGGTGCCTCGCGGAGGGGCCGTGGTGAGGGTGCCGGGGAAGCGGTGGGTCCGGTTGTCACTCTCCGGATTCGTTGAGTTGTCCACATTCAACTCTGTGTCCACAGATTTCGGTCTTCCTCTGGCTTTTCGGCTCACGGGCTCTCACTCTGGGTAGTGGACAGGGGAGTTCGGGCGGACGCGCGACGAGCGCGTCGGGACAGACGGGGGCAGCGCATGGACGCGGTGCGGCTCATCGGGGCGAGCAGGCGCGCTCTCGCGGGGAGCGGGGACACGATCGAGGTGGTGGCGGAGGCGTGGCAGGCGCAGGCCCTGGCGCAGGCCATAGGGAGTCGTTTCGCCGTCTCGGGGCCGCCGGAACTGCGGGGCGAGGCGCTTGGTCTGACGGAGCTGGCGGGCCGGGGCTGCGGTGTGCTGAACGCGCCGCCCCTCGACATGGCCGACCTGCGCGCCGCTCAGCTCACCGAGTTGGGTGATGCGCGAGAGTCCCTGCTGTGTCTCGGGGGTCTCCTCGGCGAGGTCGGTATCGCCCTCGTCGGTATCGCCTGCGCGGCGGACGACCAGGGGACGTACTGGCAGTGCATGGAGGCGATCGACGCGGCGGACGAGTCCCGGGACCGGGTCCTGGAGATGCTGAGACGGTTGGCGGCGCGGGATCAGGGGGTGGTGGAGCGGGGGCGGGCGACCGGGTAGACGGGGCCTTCCCGCGCCCCGCCGCCCCTACCCGGCCCCTCCTCCTGGGGCTCCGCCCCAGAACGCGAGGGGTGGTGTTTCGGCTGCGGGCCGGTGGGGGCTGGTCGCGCAGTTCCCCGCGCCCCTGAGAGCCTCAGCCCGTCCGGCGTTCGAGGACGAGGCCGTTCAGGCTCCGCCCGAGCCCGACGATCACCACCGACCCGGGTCACTGCCACGAACCCGCGCCGCACGAGGAGTTGACGGATGGCACCCGCCGGAGATCCGAGGAACGCGACCTCAGCCCAGCTGCGGCATGACCTCCGCGGCGATCAACTCCAGGTGGTCCAGGTCGTCGAGGTCCAGCATCTGCATGTACATCCGCTGTGACCCGACGGCCTGATATTGGGCGATCCTCTCGACGACCTCCGCCGGAGAGCCCGCGAGCCCGTTCGCCTTGAGCTCGTCGACGTCCCGCCCGATCACGTCCGCGCGCCGCTTCACCTCGCTGTCGTTCCTGCCGACACAGGCGACGAGCGCGTTCGAGTACACGAGGTCGTCGCCCTTGCGCCCGGCCCGCTCGGCCGCCGCCCGCACCCGCTGGAACTGCTGCTCCGTGTCCGCGAGGGAGGCGAAGGGGATGTTGAACTCGTCGGCGTAGCGCGCCGTCAGCTCGGGCGTCCGCTTGGCACCGTGGCCGCCGATGAGGACCGGCACCTTCGGCTGCGCGGGCTTGGGAAGCGCGGGGGAGTCCTTGAGCTGGTAGTACTTCCCCTCGTAGTCGAACCGCTCACCGACGGGCGTCTCCCACAGACCCGTGACGATCGCGAGTTGCTCCTCCAGCCGCCCGAACTTCTCCTTGGGGAACGGAATCCCGTACGCCTCGTGCTCGGCCTCGTACCAACCGGAGCCCAGACCGAGTTCCACCCGCCCGCCCGACATCTGGTCGACCTGCGCGACCTGGATGGCGAGAACGCCGGGAAGACGGAAGGTCGCGGCCGTCATGAGTGTGCCGAGGCGGATCCGGCTCGTCTCACGAGCGAGGCCGGCCAGCGTGATCCAGGCGTCGGTGGGTCCGGGAAGCCCGTCGACGGATCCCATGTGCAGGTAGTGGTCAGATCGGAAGAAGGCTCCGTAGTTGAGGTCTTCGGCGGCCTTGGCGACGCGGAGCAGCGTCTCGTAGGTCGCTCCCTGCTGCGGTTCTGTGAAGACTCGAAGATCCATGCATCCATCATGCACCGGTCACATCAGCCGCCCCGGCTGGAACCGCTGCCACGGAGCTCGGCGGGAAAATTCCCGGGCCCGCCAGGGGCGTTCGCTATACGTTGGGGCGTGCGCGCCGACGACAGGCCGGGAGCAGTGA
This portion of the Streptomyces mirabilis genome encodes:
- a CDS encoding ATP-binding protein, yielding MTVSSLAAPAQAEARPDRPGATELRLAAFAAHRRARFPLGPLTLFTGPSGSGKTGALRAYEALARLGGGAALGEVFPDPVACVPERARPDAQRRRGFRIGCTVDGPEGPVRLEVAVQAEPELRIVGERLTAGGVTLLETALRDPGRRVVQAAWHTAGPSAVTRGPLPDDRLGTALLPLRVAGRTDGERRVLAAAEQMVVALRSVYACDPSPRRMRAAAPLGAGRLLRGCDNLAEVLWRTRSECGRRYAHLVTAVRAGCAGPVTDVLAEPLGDGTVRALLDRGDGVRTHLGLLGDGELRYLALALVLLTGPGVLEVDPAGEVPAALQTLTVLADGLDRGLDVRQAGELVRLAARMCERGHIRLVGAVGDAVPVCEEPGVTVVDLTP
- a CDS encoding nucleotide pyrophosphohydrolase, with the translated sequence MSERELDVAKLQGRLAEFAAARNWQQYHTPKNLVAALSVEASELVEIFQWLTPEESARVMDDADTAHRVTDEVADVLAYLLQLCEVLGIDALAALDAKIDRNERRFPVGEGA
- a CDS encoding LLM class F420-dependent oxidoreductase; translation: MDLRVFTEPQQGATYETLLRVAKAAEDLNYGAFFRSDHYLHMGSVDGLPGPTDAWITLAGLARETSRIRLGTLMTAATFRLPGVLAIQVAQVDQMSGGRVELGLGSGWYEAEHEAYGIPFPKEKFGRLEEQLAIVTGLWETPVGERFDYEGKYYQLKDSPALPKPAQPKVPVLIGGHGAKRTPELTARYADEFNIPFASLADTEQQFQRVRAAAERAGRKGDDLVYSNALVACVGRNDSEVKRRADVIGRDVDELKANGLAGSPAEVVERIAQYQAVGSQRMYMQMLDLDDLDHLELIAAEVMPQLG
- a CDS encoding DUF6099 family protein gives rise to the protein MDAVRLIGASRRALAGSGDTIEVVAEAWQAQALAQAIGSRFAVSGPPELRGEALGLTELAGRGCGVLNAPPLDMADLRAAQLTELGDARESLLCLGGLLGEVGIALVGIACAADDQGTYWQCMEAIDAADESRDRVLEMLRRLAARDQGVVERGRATG
- a CDS encoding cell division protein SepF, which translates into the protein MNSHDVTDEQWEGLAQVVPLRGRDAWPSAVNHRSIPEAVTEARRRFVVLRVNVFADARDVAETLMSGIPVLLDLTSAETEVAKRVLDFSTGVVFGLASGMHRVDRNLFLLTPRGTEVRGLMEGAGVPGI